Below is a window of Populus trichocarpa isolate Nisqually-1 chromosome 3, P.trichocarpa_v4.1, whole genome shotgun sequence DNA.
GGAGGTTCTGAAGTGGGATGAGGAGAAAGAGGATAATTACTATGGTGGAGCTGAGGATTCATTCTACAGTAGTACTGACATGAGCTCCTCACCATTTGTTAGGCAAGAGTGATGCTCTTGAATTCCTTACATTTCCTTTATAACATGTATAAAGGAAATTAATTTCATCACCAGTATCCTAAACCTTCTAAATAAGTCACTTGTTTGTGATCTTTCATTGTGAGGTCAATTTTTATTGATGACATTGGTGAGGGAATCAGGTGGAATCAATCTACTTTCTCCTTGATGGAGCGTGCTGGTGGGAAAACTTTGCTTTCACAGTTCTGCACGTATTACCAATTTTTATAAATAGGTGGGGGATGAAATCATTTGGTGAAATGTTGAACTGTCTTTAAATTGGTGTCATAAATGGTGCGCAACTTATGAAGTATTTATAATAGATTAAAGTCAATAATAGCTGTATTGTCTAAAATAGacttgataacaaaaatagatttaataacaCATCCAAATTGATGCTGGGAGATCAATCAGCAGCAATTTGCTGCCAATTAAGAATTGATGTCGAGTCAACTTTTGTAAGAGGAGGATTAGTCCGAGCAAAACCTTGATCGCAACAAGAGTAGGATTGGTTTGAGCAAAACCTTGATCTCAACAAGCAGACCTCAAAGCCAAATGATCGGAGCACATGTAGTGGACATAGCACAACATTCAACCTTGGTAGAAAACTTGGAGGCCATTGCCTGTATCTTGTCCTTCCAAGAAACAAGAGCATCACCAAGAAATATGCACAAGCCAGTGGTAGAACAATGACTGTCTAGACAGCCAACCAATCAGTATTGTAGTAATTAAGTTGTCAAAGTCAATGGAGAATCAAATGGAAAGAGCAACTCATAAGTGGTATGATGCGATGAACTACAACCGGAAAAGCTAGGAATTGGCTCACTTGTTGAACAAACAAAGCAATGTCTGGACGAGTACTAGTCATGTAAACCAAGCTCCCAACAAACTTGCGGTAGAGAGTACAATTTACACAAAAGATCCCCTTCTTCCTTTCTCAACTTAAGATTGATCTCCATTGGTGCATCAACAGGAGTAGCATCAACAAAACCTGCAAAGAAAATATGATTGGTGGTATACTTACGTTGATTCAAGAAGATTTCCTTGGAAGTCGCATGAACCTCCAAACCCAAAAAATGGTGGAGAGGACCTAAGTCATTCATATGGAAGGATGAACTCAAGGATTGTTGAAGTTATGAACAAAGTTAGTGCTTATAAGAAGAATGTCATCCATAACATCTAATGTTTGATGAATAAATAAGTTGCACAAAAGAAAGCTTCCTCAAAGTAGAACATAATTTCTTAAACCATGCATGAGGAGCTTCTTTCAAACTATGAACGTTTCAACTTGCAAACATTCTCAGAAAAAGAATTGGGCAGACCCAACAAGAGTCACGTATAGATGTCCTTTTTGAGATCACCATgaagaaacatattttttatatttatctggTAAAAGAGGCCAAGACCAGGAAGCAACAATGGTCAAAATTGTCCGAATTGTTGTCACGACATGATATCccatgtttgattttattggttAGAAATATACCATTGGTATAGATTAAGGTATATATCGTAGCCTTCATGATATAGAGAATGAGGAGTGATGGATCAGCCTGAGAGCTATGAAAACCCAAGGAAATTAAGTAGCTATGGAGACGATTGAACCAAATCCAGGACGCCTGTTTTGATGTATACAAAGACCGATGAAGTTTGTAAATATGATGCGACGAAGTAAGATCAACAAAACCTGGGTGTTGCTGCATATACACATCAGTGTTAAGATGCCTATTGAGAAAGGCACTATGCACATCTAACTAACGAACCAGTCGGCCATGAGAGGGACTGATGCTCAAGACTATTTGAATTGTGTACGGTTTGAAAACCAGGTTGATCATCTCCTCAAAATCAACCCCTCCTGATACCATTTGGCCACAAGGCACGCCTTATAGCATTTAACATAATCATTTACACCCATTTACAACTCACAATATTCATGAAAACAGAGTAGGAACGAGCAACCATGTGTTATTACAAATAAGGGTTGAACTCAGGATTAGTACGGTGACAAGAACTAGTTGAGAAGTATATTGACAATGATATAAGGTCATAGCATGATGCAGATACGATGGCATAGAGGAGAAAACGGTAAAGAAAGAGGAGAGGAGGGACTAAGATCGACCAAGACGTTAAGACGAAGTAAGGAAAAcgaagataaaaatgaaaaaaagagaatgaaagaCAATACGAGACGGTGATAAGGACGAGGGTAAGTCAAAAAAGGGGAGGGAGATCGAAGGAAGGAAGAAGATTGAGTTGTTGATAGGGATGGAAAGGAATGAAGGCTTAGAAAAGTTTGGCTAGGATAATAGACCCCAAGTGTCTAATGAGGAAGAGGAGAGGAGTCCGAAGGAAGTGCAATGAcgtctaatattaaaaaatacaaatccataCAATGATAATCAATATGAAAAAAGGCTATGGCCAAGAAAAACACATGGAGAAGAGCGATAGTTCATTTTATGATGATAGTACGAGCAAAGAAAGTAGAAAACTCGAGCAATGAACAATGCCGACATCACAGAGATGGATTCATAGCCACAATCTATCTAGAGCTGTTTAATGCTAGTGTTGAATTGCTTTTCAACCATggtataaaattgaataaaaacactaaagcATATGATTTAGCACGCATGGAAAAATACCTTGTAAATTTGGAAAAATGGCCTGTAAAAACAATGAAGTGAAGGCGGTACCCTTCAAATGAGAACGTGGAAGAGGGACCCGAACATCACTAAACAATAACCCCAACAAAGCAGAGTTCATATGTTTTGAACGACCTAATGACAATCTACTAGATCTGTACAAAGGACAAGCAGTATACTGAAAAGATgagctagaaaaaaataaccaaaattgTGTTTATTCAAAAACAAGTGATGGAAGACGTCAGTGTGAGGATAACCAAGACATCTATACCGAATGTCAGAAGTGGAACAAACAATAGACAATGCACGAGGGATCAATTTAGAGGAGGGCTTGTCTAGCCAAGAAAGGTCATCTTTAACGCTGAAGGATAGCCTTGGACACTTGCTCCTCGTGGAAACATGAATCaccatgaaatttaaaaagggctttattttcaagagaaaatggACTCGCAAGGTGTTGGTAGATGTTGAAATGAAGGAATCACAAAGATGAGAGATAGAGAGTCCCTTACCATTACCAACCTCGAGATGATTTGAACCAGTATAAGGTTCGATGTGGGTTATAACATGATGGCGTTCATGTCTAGACATCAAGTAGAAGTAACATGTGAAGTCGGTCTATTGTCAAATCCCTTACCATAATCCATCATGACCATTGAAGGACATTATAAGATCAGTGGCACTGGTTTGTGCGTTGCAACGACGGTGGTAACAAGGTCTTTAAACTCCAAACacagtaatttaaataattaaaagttggtcaagttttaagttttttttttaataatcataagTTAGAGTTTTTTCAGGGTCAATGAAagtttatatgatcgttaattttaaaattaataaaattaatcgagatatacATAAGCTATTCCggatgatattgataaaaaaaaaaaaatcagtcaagTCAAGTTCCTTATGTCCATCATGGTATGGTTTTCCTCGCTACGGATATGCTGTGACAGTCTCATCCAGAGATTGCTCCAATCCCAGTAAAGCTGAATGAAAGGACATTATACGAGTAATGGAAGGTGAGgccaaaataaaagataatgtgTCCCAAACAGCTTTCAAAGCAGTGCAACCAAGAATTAGAGACTTGGTGTTGATGTGttgttgaagaaattcaagtggaCAGATATCGTTGCCGTCAACAAACCCGTAGAGACCTTGTCCAACCAGAAACAACTCAACTTCAGCCTCCCAAAATAAGTAATTTTCGTGAATAagttttaagaaatataatggCGAGAATTATATGATGTAGAATTGATGGTCGCCGATTGCGAGTTAAGAGCATCAGATGTTATGTTTCCTAGAAAAGCCATACTACAATTAATGGATAGGCTCTTCTACtttatatattaaactaaaGAATAATCAGAGATTAAAGAATAGAGAGCAGGTTTGGCAACGCTTGTATTGTATTGGCTTTGAGTATAAATACAAGTATATGGCCTAGCCTACTGCTGTCGGCCCATCTTTCCTCAAAATGGAGAACTCGGGCTTTTACTGCAATCCAGCGCCTTTGAACGCACTGCAGGGGCATTGGGTGCCCAACCTCCACTGCTCCATCTTCCACGGCAGTCTGTAGCTCAGTCAGCAACTGCTTGCTGAGCTTTGGCTTCACAAAACTTTGGCTTTGTTCATTATAAACGAAGACCTTGCGATGTCAGCAAACTTGTGTTATTCTTTTTGAGATAAATATTGGTTGAAAGTTGATGGAAAACCTTGAAAGTCTTTCTGTGTTATGAGATGCATCTCTCTCCACTATTCAGTCCCAGACCCaaataaaacttcaaaagaTTCGGTAAGCCCTGTACAAAACAGGCATCGCATTTGCTTCCGCAACGTAAACTGAAGGAATACCTTCTGGAAACCTAGATTACCCCCATCAATCCAAGACTTTCCAGGGATCACGGATGACATCCACAAAATCCCTCTAAATATGGGATTGATTGGGGTTAGATTTATTGCCAGATAAGGTAATAGAGACGTACATGCACAGAAACAGCACACAACATGAAACAACTTAGCAGCAGTGCTTATGCATTTAAAGAACCAACAACTGAATGTCTACCAGAAATTAAATGCAGTTACTGCTCCCACAAATAAGTGGATCACATCTTGAACGCCTTAGGCGAGAAATACCAATACATGGTCTAACAAGTAATAACCATGCTAAATGTAGAAAAGCTTTTCTTTGCATTCAAATTCACCTTACCTCCAGGCAGACCACATTATATAGCCAACAAATCCCAAGTGAAAAAAGTACACATGCAGCtcctttaagaaaaaattgatgattCAGGAAAAAGGATTCTGCAATGTGAAAGGAAGCATGCAAATTTGACTCAACTGCCCATGCGACTTACAGCTTGTCTCTCCATTTTGCTACCCATCAATATCCGCCTTTTGTATTAAGAAAGTGTTACAGTAGGCTGAAAGGAAATCAAGAGGAAGAAAtgagggggaggggggggggattATGATGCAACTAGATCAGGTGTTTCTGCCTCCACTGATAACAAAGCAGTGTGTACTTTATCCAACCAATTGTCCAGTCGATCTCGCAAGGATTTGATCTGTGGAATCCCCAGAACTCTTGGCTGTACCCAGGAAACGTGCACTGTTCCTTCGACTTGATCAATTATACCCTCAATAAGGTGGACCTGTTGCCAAAATCATAGCATTAGCTTTGCACTGTAAAAACTTCAAACAATAAAAGGTGCACAGAGAAGCAaatgaaattttcaaatttgagtTAATGCAGTTCTAGATTTTGTCAATGTCACAATTTTATGCCTTCAAATGTTTTTGCCATTGGTTggaaatttgattattttgcaAAGCAGCACAAAGCATCAATAGCAATTGGGACAAAAATTTAGCGAAGCAGTTCCATGCACACTAGATCTTTTGGCTTCTTTGGGCACACATTACACAACTCAAGTGTTTTCAAGCTTTTCGCTTTGAACCCAAGTCTTTTGGGTTCAAAGTGAAAAgcttgaaaacaaaacaagttgtACTCATTTTAGCCAAATTGCAGCTAGTTATACACAAATAATGCAGAAAAGCTCTTTTTGCCAACAAGTGAGGTGCATTCAGTAGGACTCTTCGTGGAGCACAAAGCACCTATAAAACATGCACTAATTGCCCTCTTCTTCACTATTTCCatcttcccaattcttttttttttccccttttatgTTTATATGCAACTTATTTCCTGACAGGATGTGAAACAAAACATAGTCCATGTTCTACGTTTCTATGCATCAAGAATTCCTCAGACCAAAAACTACCAATCAATTCAAATCCTTTGCTTTCTTTGGTGCTTGTTGATTCAGTTTTTTCCCCTTTGGTAGTTCTTTTGAACTAGGGGGAGAGGATGATGTTTTGGAACCATGTGCTTCACTTCAATTAGGTGAGTGCTTGCTTTGTTCAAGCCTCCAAAAAGGTTAAAAGAGTTTTAAGTTTGCCTTGCATGTTTGTAGCAATGTTAGCAGTCAGGCATGTACCCAATGAACATATATGAAAATGGGATGAGCAATTCGCCTTTTGGGCtaccagatatatatatcatctgAAACGGTTTCTTTATGGAAACTACATAGTTTGCCACTGAAAAGAATGCTGATGGATCTTATTAAGTGAACAAAATTTATGCACCTCATCCAAGTTCCAACATCAATATTGGGAGAGAAAGTTGGACTTACAGAGAGACTCTTTATGAGAAGATGCTCCACATCCTCAATGGAAAGCTTTGTGCGCTCAGCAATAACATTTAATGGAATAGTTCTATTTTCAGAAGGACGGCTGCAAGGAAGCAAATTTAAGTTCAGCCAGCAATAATCTTATACAAGTGGCACATGATCTGCTATACTTTGGCCATCAAACCACAAGTAAAATGATATTACTAATACACATACCTAAAGATAATTTCCATTAGGCAGAGAATGTTAATCTTTTCTAATAGCTTCTGCTCATTCTGAACTAATGCTGGCTGGGCCCTCAGGGCAGTGTTGTGCACACGGCACAATTCTTGATAGCGAACTAAGTCACCAGAGTTAAATGCCTGGAGAATGTAGTAGAGCCACTCAACCTGAGTGCCCAGTAGGCTCTTTATCTGTGAAGTAAATTAAATGTTCATCATCCCAAACCCACAATGTAGTTAGAAAGCTCTACAGAtttataaagagaaaaggaacAGAGATGAAGATATTCCTACTATAGGATGAGCCAGCAACTCTCCAAAGTTGTAGATGTTATCCCCCAAAAGCGCAGAAAGAGAAAGATCAAATGCCAaatcctaaaaagaaaagataagaaattgaatcaaattgtgAACATGAACACCATATCATAATTGATAATGCAAAGCACAAGACATATGCAAAGTAGAAGCATATAAACCATTTAACCAATGAATTTACTCTGTTTGTTTTAACTCTTTCCTTCATAAAAATCTGTTACCAGTGCCAGTAACTGTAAGAAACAATCCATACAACCTATATTTCATCAGACCTAATGCTCATAAATTCCAATTCCAGCAAAAACATCATCGCTAAAATAAATTCTCATTCCAAACAGAGAAATAATAACTTTAagcaaatcaattaaaactagAGATTCAGAAATCAAGACTCCTAGAGATTAATTGATGTTTAGACATCTTTATTATATACTAAAACTTCAAAATTTGATGCTTTAGGAGAATAATTACCATCCATCTTAAAGCTTGTAGTGTAAAAAACTTCAAACCACTATTAAGAATTCACGTTAACCCAGGAGTCATTGACAATCGTCACAATGCCTAAGAcattgtcaaaaataatttaattcatttatacTTGATGGCAAGTTCATTTTCTCTGTTTTGAACTTATagcaattcaaaataataaatagtcaTTACTTATAACATATCCAAGTTAGCAGGagataggaaaaacaaaataaaaacacaaactgCTCAGTTGAGCACCTAGACCCACAAAAGCACAACCAAACTTCACTGCTTGAACTTTCTTCAGATCATCATACTTCCCCCATGAAGAATGCCAAAATAATACTGGTCTGAAAGAAATGAGAGATTGATCCCCGACTTAAATTGGCGAgacaatattttaaagtttcCATGGGCATggaataatcaaaataaacaattgcTACAGAGAACCAAGATCTAGATATCTGGCATTAGAAGTTCCATGCATATTACCAGAGCTAGCATGCCAAAAGAAACCGAGAAAATATAGAGCTCAAATATAATGGCAGAAAGCCACACCACCATCAGTCTTTTGTATCAGATATTTGGACATCTATAATCATACCAGCTTAAATGAGTCTGAGAGGGACTCCACTGCTGTATATGCCAGATAAAGAAGAGCGCTTTTATAGAAATCAGCAAATTCCTGACGATGTTTATAGTTCTGAGACGAAACCCAATAATAACTGGCATACACGGATGGATCTATATCAGTCATACTGTCAAGGGTACTCTTTCCATCTTCTAAAAGCTTCTTGCACTCTTTCTGATCCCCCTGCTCAAGCTTGAATATGGCTATTTGCATCTTAATGTAAAGGACTGGTTCTTCTATACGCTGTTCTCTAGTTGCTCGAAGCTTTTCAATCACCCCCTCAAGATAGCTAATGGCAGCTTCTTTCTCTGCATAACGCCGAGAAACTATAACGGCAAAGTGTGCAAGCTTGAGAAGGTTGATCTTTGTCTCAAAGTCGgtgataaaattatgataaaactGTATTAGAGCATCACCAGCCTGGAATTTaacgaacaaaaaataaaaaataagtatctGAGTCATATAGGCTAACAAACCTAAGGAAAGTTACTTTAATACAAGTGAGGAAGTGAATAAATACAGAAAACAGCAGCACTCTTGTATATTGGGAAGGGGTAAAGGGATGAGAATCAGAGAGTAAAATAAGTGTAAGTGTGCGAGTGTGTGCGTGCCTGTGTAACTAAGTACATAAGCTTTCAAGGTATTTGACAGGTTGCTAATTGTACCAAAAGTCCTCATTGAAGAGCAGCCATAAGCACTTCAAACTCTACTAGAAGCTAACAAAAATTAGCAAATACAACAGATTAAAAACCAGAATCATTGTATGCTTTTGACATATTGATTCCAAACCTACAAAGACAATACTATTTGGTAACAGATCTTCCTACTAACATGTTGCAATGTGCATGACAACTTCGTGAAATAAATCAGATTGTCTGCATGTAATACCAAGCCACAGTTCTTGATTATCATATACATCTTAAACCACAATAAACAGTTACCAAATTTCGGTCCGCAACATgtaaaaatgaaaaccaaaaagaaaatgcaaaagcCATAAACAACAGTCCACCAACGCAACTAACTTCAACTAGTTAAATTATGCaagaattgaacaagaaaaccaaaaatgaGAA
It encodes the following:
- the LOC7456105 gene encoding 26S proteasome non-ATPase regulatory subunit 13 homolog A; translated protein: MAALQYLETQRNAHPELDEWYNSLADLYQKKLWHQLTLKLEQFVALAVFQAGDALIQFYHNFITDFETKINLLKLAHFAVIVSRRYAEKEAAISYLEGVIEKLRATREQRIEEPVLYIKMQIAIFKLEQGDQKECKKLLEDGKSTLDSMTDIDPSVYASYYWVSSQNYKHRQEFADFYKSALLYLAYTAVESLSDSFKLDLAFDLSLSALLGDNIYNFGELLAHPIIKSLLGTQVEWLYYILQAFNSGDLVRYQELCRVHNTALRAQPALVQNEQKLLEKINILCLMEIIFSRPSENRTIPLNVIAERTKLSIEDVEHLLIKSLSVHLIEGIIDQVEGTVHVSWVQPRVLGIPQIKSLRDRLDNWLDKVHTALLSVEAETPDLVAS